The Amaranthus tricolor cultivar Red isolate AtriRed21 chromosome 6, ASM2621246v1, whole genome shotgun sequence genome has a segment encoding these proteins:
- the LOC130814780 gene encoding chaperonin-like RBCX protein 1, chloroplastic: MDYSTVFRLSSVPPFLGVIPKPNNGKYIPSRPWPRRTSQSTRVVCSKMFVPGFGEASPEAKAAKNLHHFFTYIAVKIVASQLQSYNPEAHQDLMEFLNTHSLSDGDKFCADLMRESSKHKSLALRILEVRSAYCSNDFEWDNLERLSMKMVNESNTQLMREYVQETSHVES, translated from the exons ATGGATTACTCAACTGTCTTCAGGCTATCTTCTGTTCCACCATTTTTAGGAGTAATACCAAAACCAAACAACGGAAAATATATCCCTTCAAGGCCATGGCCGCGCAGAACTTCTCAGTCTACGCGTGTCGTCTGCAGCAAGATGTTTGTCCCTG GATTTGGAGAAGCATCTCCAGAGGCAAAGGCAGCCAAGAATCTTCACCATTTCTTCACATACATTGCAGTTAAAATAGTTGCTTCCCAGCTTCAG AGCTATAACCCAGAAGCACACCAGGATTTAATGGAATTCTTGAATACACACTCCTTAAGTGATGGAGACAAGTTTTGTGCAGACTTGATGAGAGAATCCTCCAAGCATAAAAGTTTAG CACTACGAATTCTTGAG GTTCGGTCAGCTTACTGCAGCAACGACTTTGAGTGGGACAACTTGGAGCGGTTATCAATGAAG ATGGTAAACGAATCAAACACGCAGCTCATGAGGGAATATGTCCAAGAAACTAGTCATGTCGAGAGCTAG